One Thermodesulfobacteriota bacterium genomic region harbors:
- a CDS encoding DUF177 domain-containing protein produces the protein MKISLSDIRDEGLHIHTHMSPGWLDNIPELKSGEEGMRLASDIDVDLVVTKALREVTVLGNLSFSIEVPCSRCLETVRLEIRPDIRLLLSPADKVIDVDDVDHETYRGDEVDLDDYLRGLIAVSLPVKVVCSEDCKGLCPRCGTNLNKETCDCEKDWEDPRFAALKKLKI, from the coding sequence ATGAAGATCAGTTTATCGGACATCAGGGACGAGGGACTCCACATACACACGCACATGAGTCCCGGATGGCTTGATAACATACCCGAGCTGAAGTCGGGCGAAGAGGGAATGAGGCTCGCGTCGGATATTGACGTCGACCTCGTGGTAACGAAGGCGCTCAGGGAAGTAACCGTGCTCGGAAACCTCTCTTTTTCCATAGAGGTCCCGTGCTCGAGGTGCCTGGAGACGGTCAGGCTCGAAATAAGACCCGATATAAGGCTCCTCCTCTCTCCCGCCGACAAGGTGATAGACGTCGATGACGTCGATCATGAGACATACAGGGGCGACGAAGTGGACCTCGACGATTACCTGAGGGGGCTGATAGCCGTTTCGCTGCCGGTTAAGGTGGTTTGCAGCGAGGACTGCAAGGGCCTCTGCCCTAGATGCGGGACGAATCTGAACAAAGAGACGTGCGATTGCGAAAAGGATTGGGAGGACCCCAGGTTCGCGGCGCTCAAAAAACTGAAGATATAA
- a CDS encoding oligopeptide/dipeptide ABC transporter ATP-binding protein yields the protein MPLKELVRIERLKKYFPVGTGILSRITNFVKAVDGVDLTISEGETVGLVGESGCGKTTLGKTIIKLLEPTGGEIFFRDKNLTGLGPSRMRPYRKKMQIVFQDPYGSLNPRMKVESIVSEGLVIHDISSPAERKGIVRELLRTVGLREDALSRYPHEFSGGQRQRIAIARALALNPEFVVCDEPISALDVSVQAQIINLFMELQEKFRLTYLFISHDLRVVRHISDRVAVMYLGKVVESAPSGELYRNPLHPYTRILISSVPVPDPDKQRKMTVLKGDVPSPINPPSGCSFHPRCPIAVEKCSTVVPELRDAGGGHFVSCHLA from the coding sequence ATGCCGCTTAAAGAGCTCGTCAGAATAGAACGTCTCAAAAAATATTTCCCGGTAGGAACAGGGATACTCTCGAGGATCACGAATTTCGTAAAGGCCGTAGACGGCGTCGACCTGACCATATCCGAAGGCGAGACCGTAGGTCTCGTCGGGGAGAGCGGCTGCGGGAAAACGACTCTCGGCAAGACCATAATAAAGCTCCTCGAGCCTACTGGCGGCGAAATATTCTTCAGGGACAAAAACCTGACCGGGCTCGGCCCGTCCCGGATGCGCCCGTACAGGAAAAAAATGCAGATCGTATTCCAGGACCCCTACGGCTCGCTCAACCCGAGAATGAAGGTCGAGAGCATAGTCTCCGAAGGGCTCGTGATACACGATATCTCCTCGCCGGCAGAGAGAAAGGGCATTGTGCGCGAGCTGCTGCGGACAGTGGGACTCCGGGAAGACGCCCTCTCCCGGTATCCCCACGAATTCAGCGGGGGACAGAGGCAGAGGATCGCCATAGCGAGGGCCCTTGCGCTAAACCCCGAGTTCGTCGTATGCGACGAGCCTATATCGGCATTAGACGTCTCGGTGCAGGCCCAGATAATAAACCTCTTCATGGAGCTCCAGGAGAAATTCAGGCTCACCTACCTCTTCATATCCCACGACCTCCGCGTCGTGAGACACATAAGCGACAGGGTGGCCGTAATGTACCTGGGGAAGGTGGTGGAGTCCGCCCCGAGCGGAGAGCTCTACCGGAACCCCCTCCACCCGTATACGCGCATACTGATTTCATCGGTCCCGGTGCCCGACCCAGACAAGCAAAGAAAAATGACAGTGCTCAAGGGCGACGTGCCGAGCCCCATAAACCCCCCGTCAGGCTGCAGTTTCCATCCCCGCTGCCCTATTGCTGTCGAAAAGTGCAGCACGGTAGTCCCCGAGCTCAGGGACGCCGGAGGGGGACACTTCGTCTCCTGCCACCTCGCCTGA